Proteins from a genomic interval of Pseudomonas sp. RC10:
- a CDS encoding LysR substrate-binding domain-containing protein → MKRKMPGLNALKAFEVAGSTGSFTRAAELLNVTQSAVSRQVRQLEEQLGETLLERRHHHLDLTSAGRVLLRALHQSFDKIEMTVRSLQQKSHSNRLRINAPPTFTHRWLMPRLGRLREQHPELELSISTRLQDSLAETSTLDCAIRFGNGEWDGLDSSLLIQERHIAVCAPSLYARESSDEGIDLNRLTLLHVLANEDQRYLTWKHWLDAARIQGVDTQGGYEFDLLDLAIRAAVDGLGITIADWHMVAPELATGHLTQVMNVHVEGHQSYWLVTRPEQDLPQLQVFSQWLQEEIWLAQRQLEPSTAALTAIP, encoded by the coding sequence ATGAAACGCAAAATGCCCGGCCTCAATGCCCTGAAAGCCTTCGAAGTGGCCGGCAGCACCGGCAGTTTTACCCGCGCAGCCGAGCTGTTGAACGTGACCCAGAGCGCGGTCAGTCGCCAGGTGCGGCAGCTTGAGGAGCAATTGGGTGAGACGCTGCTGGAGCGTCGCCATCACCACCTCGACCTCACCAGCGCCGGTCGGGTGCTGTTGCGGGCGCTGCATCAATCCTTCGACAAAATCGAAATGACCGTGCGCAGCCTTCAGCAGAAGTCCCACTCCAACCGTCTGCGGATCAACGCGCCGCCGACCTTCACCCATCGCTGGCTGATGCCGCGCCTGGGGCGCTTGCGCGAGCAGCATCCCGAATTGGAGTTGAGCATCAGCACCCGTTTGCAGGACAGCCTGGCCGAGACCAGCACCCTCGATTGTGCGATCCGGTTTGGCAACGGCGAGTGGGACGGGCTGGACAGTTCACTGCTGATTCAGGAGCGGCACATCGCGGTCTGCGCGCCGTCGCTGTATGCGCGGGAGTCGAGCGACGAGGGGATCGACCTCAATCGCCTGACGCTGCTGCACGTGCTGGCCAACGAGGACCAGCGCTACCTGACCTGGAAACACTGGCTCGACGCCGCGCGCATCCAGGGCGTCGATACCCAGGGCGGGTACGAGTTCGACCTGCTCGACCTGGCCATTCGTGCGGCAGTCGACGGACTGGGCATCACCATCGCCGACTGGCACATGGTTGCCCCTGAATTGGCCACCGGACACCTGACTCAAGTGATGAACGTGCACGTCGAAGGCCACCAATCGTATTGGCTGGTGACCCGCCCGGAGCAGGATTTGCCGCAATTGCAGGTCTTCAGCCAGTGGTTGCAGGAAGAAATCTGGCTGGCGCAGCGTCAGCTCGAACCCTCTACGGCGGCCCTGACAGCGATTCCCTGA
- a CDS encoding glycoside hydrolase family 3 N-terminal domain-containing protein — protein MMTELHRAAYSVLLPAFSGLTLDEGVRRFLKNGGVSILLGETRDEYLARKMTFERRRAEAQADFSRIVEHAADCAGGPVLVAVDQELGGIQRLHRLVPGMPSANELKTLSSEDIEARSYEMASSARAMGVNMFLAPIVDVVTGNNPWLHNRHLGPDAVQVARISCAFIRGVQRAGVIATAKHFPGHYETLDDPAVARAFVPDNLEALNEGLDVFRQVIAAGVKAIMPGPAVFPALDPQHSASTSRKVIGLLSEELGFDGLIISDDLDAVSILRDNSITDTAVTALEAGAHLLLVSSESGLDDIAQAIVDAVQNGRLDRQRLMTASNKVRGLAQASRDQVESGLYVSYPIPGGQLTRRVVR, from the coding sequence ATGATGACCGAACTGCACCGAGCAGCCTATTCCGTCTTGCTACCGGCTTTCAGCGGACTCACGCTTGATGAGGGTGTGCGTCGTTTCCTGAAAAACGGCGGCGTTTCCATTTTGTTGGGCGAAACCCGTGACGAATACCTCGCACGCAAGATGACCTTCGAGCGTCGTCGTGCTGAAGCCCAGGCGGATTTCTCCCGTATCGTCGAGCATGCCGCGGACTGTGCAGGTGGCCCGGTATTGGTCGCCGTTGATCAGGAGCTTGGAGGCATACAACGGTTGCATCGGCTGGTGCCCGGTATGCCGTCGGCAAACGAACTCAAGACGCTCAGCAGCGAAGACATCGAGGCGCGCAGCTATGAGATGGCAAGTTCGGCGCGGGCCATGGGGGTCAATATGTTCCTGGCCCCGATCGTCGATGTGGTCACCGGCAACAACCCTTGGTTGCACAACCGCCATTTGGGGCCGGACGCCGTCCAAGTCGCGCGTATTTCCTGCGCGTTCATCCGGGGTGTGCAGCGGGCAGGGGTGATCGCCACGGCCAAGCACTTCCCCGGTCACTATGAAACCCTGGACGACCCTGCTGTGGCCAGGGCCTTCGTACCGGACAACCTTGAAGCGCTGAACGAGGGGCTGGACGTGTTCCGCCAAGTGATCGCGGCCGGCGTGAAAGCGATCATGCCCGGTCCGGCGGTGTTTCCCGCACTCGACCCGCAGCACTCCGCCAGCACATCGCGCAAGGTCATTGGGCTGTTGAGCGAGGAATTAGGGTTCGATGGCCTGATCATTTCAGACGACCTGGACGCCGTGTCCATCCTGCGCGACAACAGCATCACCGACACGGCCGTCACAGCGTTGGAAGCGGGCGCGCATCTTTTGCTGGTGTCCAGCGAATCGGGGCTGGACGACATCGCTCAGGCCATCGTCGATGCGGTACAGAATGGCCGGCTAGATCGTCAGCGGTTGATGACTGCGTCAAATAAGGTCCGGGGCCTGGCGCAAGCGTCCAGGGATCAGGTCGAATCCGGGCTGTACGTGTCCTACCCGATTCCGGGCGGTCAGCTCACCCGGCGCGTCGTTCGCTGA
- the aldA gene encoding aldehyde dehydrogenase, whose amino-acid sequence MRLERNYVNGQFAEPAHDAVIAVYNPATEALVGHVPAATAEEAVAAVNAAAAAQKVWGGLTSIERGDHLRSLADALEACAEDIGQALAAESGKSVADASNEARYAAQITRYHAEWARRIEGEIIPSDTPNENILLQRQPIGVVACLIPFNYPVYTLLRKIAPALIAGNTVVVRPSNNTPISAFEIAKAVQQSGIPAGVINILTMDHKTAANVCTHKAVGMITLTGSVNAGRIVLDYCKENIAKPSLELGGKTPAIIEADADLEKAASDIVVSKTTHCGQLCTAVERVYVHEGVYERFLGLLKTKISAVGFGDRAEDASRMGPLVSASAQQNIHAMVERAIGEGAVLEAGGVLPVGKGHFYPPTLLSSCRQDMEIVQEEIFGPVLPVLKYRDIDEALVMANDHQFGLSSVLYTENYRTTMKVANAIEAGELYVNRTPADPYQGFHAGWKRSGLGGDDGKHGMLEFTQTRLVVLKF is encoded by the coding sequence ATGCGACTCGAACGAAACTATGTCAACGGCCAGTTTGCCGAGCCTGCCCATGACGCGGTGATTGCGGTCTACAACCCGGCCACCGAAGCGTTGGTTGGACATGTCCCGGCGGCAACCGCCGAGGAAGCGGTGGCGGCCGTGAACGCCGCCGCTGCGGCGCAGAAAGTCTGGGGCGGTTTGACCAGCATCGAGCGCGGTGATCATCTGCGTTCCCTGGCCGACGCCCTTGAAGCCTGCGCCGAAGACATTGGTCAGGCACTGGCCGCCGAGTCTGGCAAAAGCGTCGCCGACGCCAGCAACGAAGCCCGCTACGCTGCGCAAATCACCCGTTACCATGCCGAGTGGGCGCGCCGTATCGAAGGCGAAATCATTCCCAGCGACACGCCCAACGAAAATATTCTGCTGCAACGTCAGCCGATCGGCGTCGTGGCGTGCCTGATTCCGTTCAACTACCCGGTCTATACGCTGCTGCGCAAGATCGCCCCGGCGCTGATCGCGGGCAATACCGTGGTGGTTCGTCCGAGCAACAACACGCCGATTTCAGCCTTTGAAATCGCCAAGGCCGTACAGCAATCGGGCATTCCGGCCGGGGTGATCAACATCCTCACCATGGACCACAAGACCGCTGCGAACGTTTGCACCCATAAAGCCGTGGGCATGATCACCCTGACCGGCAGCGTCAACGCCGGGCGCATCGTGCTGGACTATTGCAAGGAAAACATCGCCAAACCGTCGCTGGAGCTGGGCGGCAAGACGCCTGCGATCATCGAGGCCGATGCTGATCTGGAAAAAGCCGCGAGCGATATCGTTGTCTCCAAGACCACCCACTGCGGCCAACTCTGCACGGCGGTGGAGCGGGTGTATGTGCACGAGGGTGTGTACGAGCGTTTCCTTGGTCTGTTGAAAACAAAGATCAGTGCGGTGGGTTTTGGTGATCGTGCCGAAGACGCTTCGCGCATGGGCCCGCTGGTCAGTGCCAGTGCCCAGCAGAACATTCACGCCATGGTCGAGCGTGCCATCGGCGAAGGCGCAGTGCTGGAGGCCGGCGGCGTGTTGCCCGTTGGCAAAGGCCATTTCTACCCGCCAACGCTGCTCAGCAGTTGCCGTCAGGACATGGAAATCGTTCAGGAAGAAATCTTCGGCCCGGTGCTCCCGGTGCTCAAGTACCGCGACATCGACGAAGCGCTGGTCATGGCCAACGACCATCAATTCGGCTTGTCGTCGGTGCTGTACACCGAGAACTACCGCACCACGATGAAAGTTGCCAACGCCATCGAAGCAGGGGAGCTGTACGTCAATCGCACCCCGGCCGACCCGTATCAGGGTTTCCACGCCGGTTGGAAGCGCTCGGGGCTGGGGGGCGATGACGGCAAGCACGGCATGCTCGAATTCACCCAGACCCGGCTCGTTGTCCTCAAGTTCTAG